One Glutamicibacter mishrai genomic window carries:
- a CDS encoding PfkB family carbohydrate kinase: MNPTVIGEALVDVLASGITPAQEFVGGSPLNVAVSLARLGYPGTLISRWGADDKGAKIEDYLKDNNVKYLGGADDEATVIAHGILDPAGGAAFAFNAFWQMPTIGPELPQDVELVHTGSIATLFSPEELLPLLSAARTHATISYDPNLRPSLVTNHAQTVAEVERFVGQADVVRVSGIDLKWMYPMRSVHESARAWLDMGPAIVVSTAGSRGSWGVVRAGDAEFIAPSVEVTDTVGAGDTFTAALLCWLAEHDMIGAANREKLGQLQISELSLALEFAAKAAAVTVQRAGANPPRREEL, encoded by the coding sequence ATGAACCCGACCGTGATCGGCGAAGCCCTCGTTGACGTCCTGGCCTCAGGCATTACCCCAGCCCAGGAATTTGTTGGCGGCAGCCCGCTGAACGTCGCGGTCTCACTGGCTCGCCTGGGTTACCCCGGAACCCTGATTTCCCGTTGGGGCGCCGACGACAAGGGCGCGAAGATCGAGGATTACCTCAAGGACAACAACGTCAAGTACCTGGGCGGCGCCGATGACGAGGCGACCGTGATCGCCCACGGCATCCTCGACCCCGCCGGCGGCGCGGCCTTCGCCTTTAATGCCTTCTGGCAGATGCCGACCATCGGCCCGGAACTGCCGCAGGACGTGGAACTGGTCCACACCGGCTCCATCGCCACGCTGTTCAGCCCAGAAGAGCTTTTGCCGCTGCTCTCCGCCGCGCGCACGCATGCGACCATCAGCTATGACCCTAACTTGCGCCCATCGCTGGTCACCAATCATGCCCAGACGGTGGCCGAGGTGGAACGCTTTGTCGGCCAGGCCGACGTTGTGCGCGTCTCGGGCATCGACCTGAAGTGGATGTACCCGATGCGTTCGGTGCATGAGTCGGCCCGCGCCTGGCTGGATATGGGCCCGGCCATCGTCGTATCCACCGCCGGATCGCGTGGCTCCTGGGGCGTGGTGCGCGCCGGGGATGCAGAATTCATCGCACCGTCGGTAGAGGTCACCGACACCGTGGGCGCCGGTGATACCTTCACCGCGGCCTTGCTGTGCTGGCTGGCAGAGCACGACATGATTGGCGCTGCCAACCGCGAGAAGCTGGGCCAGCTGCAGATCAGCGAACTGTCCCTGGCCCTGGAATTCGCCGCCAAGGCGGCAGCCGTGACCGTTCAACGTGCCGGTGCCAACCCGCCGCGGCGCGAGGAGCTCTAG
- a CDS encoding enoyl-CoA hydratase/isomerase family protein produces MKQFDTLALSTRGPALILTINQPKSLNALAQEVVNDLEAFIDWFETTGFEYRGVIITGAGEKSFVAGANIVQMNAMDSQAALAYGRQMHAVTERLESLQVPVIAAVNGFALGGGCEIALACDFIYASENASFGQPEVNLGLVPGFGGSVRLPRRIGNALARELIFTGRRIKSAEALRIGLANRVVPAEELIDQAVATIEEIAAVSPTAVANAKSALVQMDALNTHDALLVEADSFQRAFATNDSVEGRAAFVEKRSPNFPGN; encoded by the coding sequence ATGAAGCAATTTGATACGCTCGCCCTGTCCACGCGCGGCCCAGCACTGATCCTGACCATCAACCAGCCGAAATCGCTGAACGCGCTGGCCCAGGAGGTCGTCAATGACCTCGAAGCCTTCATCGACTGGTTTGAAACCACCGGATTCGAATACCGCGGAGTCATCATCACCGGCGCCGGGGAGAAGTCCTTTGTGGCCGGAGCCAACATCGTGCAGATGAACGCCATGGATTCCCAGGCCGCCCTGGCCTACGGACGCCAGATGCACGCGGTGACCGAACGGCTGGAGTCCCTGCAGGTTCCGGTCATCGCAGCGGTCAACGGCTTCGCCCTGGGCGGCGGCTGCGAAATCGCCCTGGCCTGCGACTTCATCTACGCCTCCGAGAACGCCAGCTTCGGCCAGCCCGAAGTGAACCTGGGCCTGGTGCCAGGCTTCGGCGGTTCGGTGCGCCTGCCGCGCCGCATCGGCAATGCGCTGGCCCGCGAACTGATCTTCACCGGACGCAGGATCAAGTCCGCCGAAGCACTGCGGATCGGCCTGGCCAACCGGGTGGTCCCTGCCGAGGAGCTGATCGACCAGGCCGTGGCCACCATCGAGGAGATCGCCGCAGTCTCGCCCACCGCGGTGGCCAACGCCAAATCCGCGCTGGTGCAGATGGATGCGCTGAACACCCATGACGCGCTGCTGGTGGAGGCCGACTCCTTCCAGCGGGCCTTCGCCACCAATGATTCGGTGGAAGGCCGGGCCGCCTTCGTGGAAAAGCGCTCGCCGAACTTCCCCGGCAACTAG
- a CDS encoding Gfo/Idh/MocA family protein, whose protein sequence is MGTTTRTRYVLIGAGNRCEMYITSMLGDHSNVAELVALADTNPGRIEYYQDVVEQTFGQRLGSFDPADLEAYIRENAIDRVIITTPDYTHASLICSSMYAGADVIVEKPLTIDAASTARIAQAVAETGREVIVAFNYRYSPRNTALKKAIDDGLIGQVTSIDFNWMLDTVHGADYFRRWHRLKENSGGLLIHKSSHHFDLVNWWLDDSPHSVFAAGGLKFYGPKNAEARGFATHERGTHDTSDQEPFDLDLRSDERLEKLYLANEHFDGYRRDQGVFNGQISIEDNLSLTVQYDKGPILSYSLNAHSPWEGYRVAINGTEGRLELDVVERAAVLPASGGRPVDPSYSDDGQSSKVRSKGERLVVQRHWQEAEEIPIINSEGSHGGGDKLLLEELFEGRQADAYSRQAGFLDGVRAIAVGICGNKSLDTGALIDVASAGLGVNLLSNQQVQV, encoded by the coding sequence ATGGGAACAACAACACGCACGCGCTATGTGCTGATCGGTGCCGGCAACAGATGCGAAATGTACATCACCTCCATGCTCGGCGATCACAGCAACGTCGCTGAACTGGTCGCCTTGGCTGATACCAACCCAGGCCGCATCGAGTACTACCAGGATGTCGTCGAGCAGACCTTCGGCCAGCGGCTGGGGTCCTTTGACCCCGCAGACCTTGAGGCGTACATCCGCGAGAACGCGATTGATCGAGTCATCATCACGACCCCGGACTATACCCACGCCTCCTTGATTTGCTCCTCCATGTACGCGGGCGCTGACGTCATCGTGGAAAAGCCGCTGACTATCGATGCCGCGAGCACCGCGCGCATTGCCCAGGCGGTTGCCGAGACCGGACGCGAAGTCATCGTGGCCTTCAACTATCGCTACTCACCGCGCAATACGGCCTTGAAAAAGGCCATCGATGACGGACTGATCGGCCAGGTCACTTCCATTGATTTCAATTGGATGCTCGACACCGTTCATGGCGCCGACTACTTCCGCCGCTGGCACCGTCTGAAGGAGAATTCCGGCGGTCTGCTCATCCACAAATCGAGCCACCATTTTGACCTCGTCAACTGGTGGCTTGATGACTCGCCGCACAGCGTATTCGCCGCCGGAGGCCTGAAGTTCTATGGCCCGAAGAACGCCGAAGCCAGGGGCTTCGCGACCCACGAACGCGGCACGCACGACACCAGCGACCAAGAACCGTTCGACCTTGATCTGCGCAGCGATGAACGACTGGAGAAACTGTACCTGGCTAATGAGCACTTTGATGGGTACCGTCGCGACCAGGGCGTCTTCAACGGCCAGATTTCCATCGAAGACAATCTGAGCCTCACTGTTCAATACGACAAAGGCCCGATTCTTTCCTACTCGCTCAACGCGCACAGCCCCTGGGAAGGCTACCGGGTGGCCATTAACGGAACCGAAGGCCGACTGGAACTCGACGTGGTCGAGCGCGCAGCCGTCTTGCCGGCATCCGGCGGGAGGCCAGTGGATCCCTCCTACAGCGACGACGGGCAGAGCAGCAAGGTCCGTTCCAAAGGCGAACGCCTTGTGGTTCAGCGCCACTGGCAAGAAGCCGAAGAAATCCCGATCATCAATTCGGAAGGATCGCACGGAGGAGGCGACAAGCTGCTCCTGGAAGAACTCTTCGAAGGACGCCAGGCAGACGCCTACTCACGCCAAGCCGGGTTCCTCGACGGCGTCCGGGCCATTGCCGTAGGAATCTGCGGGAACAAATCCCTGGACACCGGCGCTCTCATCGATGTTGCATCGGCCGGGCTAGGCGTTAATCTGTTATCGAATCAACAGGTTCAGGTGTAA
- a CDS encoding glycerophosphodiester phosphodiesterase family protein encodes MTYAFTHRGVRHAGEENTLVAFQRAVDLGVLHLESDVHASADGTVYLFHDETLDRVTDASGKFNERTDDQLAQITAGGEPLCTLDQLLDAFPQAQVVNLDVKDEHVIGPLAELIERRGAHQQIALASFSSARSHAVRHLLSAPIRRSPGQREIILIWLCAHLLGWVPKKLVKDFWAVQVPFKQGWLPVATGRFTRAVQRAGAQVHVWVVNDEPTMKLLKDRKVDAIMSDDAQLLMKVLGS; translated from the coding sequence ATGACGTACGCTTTCACTCACCGCGGCGTGCGCCATGCCGGTGAAGAGAATACGCTGGTGGCCTTCCAGCGCGCCGTGGATCTCGGGGTGCTCCATCTGGAATCCGACGTGCACGCCTCGGCTGATGGCACGGTCTACCTGTTCCATGATGAGACCTTGGACCGGGTGACCGATGCCAGCGGAAAATTCAATGAGCGCACCGATGACCAGCTCGCGCAGATCACCGCTGGCGGAGAACCGCTGTGCACCCTTGACCAGTTGCTCGATGCCTTCCCGCAGGCGCAGGTCGTGAACCTCGACGTCAAAGACGAACACGTCATCGGCCCGTTGGCCGAGCTGATCGAACGGCGCGGGGCGCATCAGCAGATCGCCTTGGCTTCATTTTCCAGCGCACGCAGCCATGCGGTGCGCCACCTTCTGTCGGCGCCGATCAGGCGCTCGCCGGGGCAGCGTGAAATCATCCTGATTTGGCTCTGCGCCCACCTTCTTGGCTGGGTTCCGAAGAAGCTGGTCAAGGATTTCTGGGCTGTACAGGTTCCCTTCAAACAGGGTTGGCTTCCCGTGGCCACCGGTCGTTTCACCCGGGCGGTCCAACGTGCCGGCGCGCAGGTGCACGTGTGGGTGGTCAATGACGAGCCGACCATGAAACTGCTCAAGGATCGCAAAGTCGACGCGATCATGAGCGATGACGCGCAGCTATTGATGAAGGTGCTCGGATCCTAG
- a CDS encoding Cof-type HAD-IIB family hydrolase gives MIKLIASDLDGTIVAPDGTISARTRQAFLDARKAGIQIVFVTGRPFRWLTPVIEAFGGLGTVICSNGAVLYDLERDEVIWSRTLSAATAREAAQIITEVEPEATFAAETTKGLHLGEGFADRHHNFGVQAVMDLSSDAIDGEGIVKFLARSQHLAIDDFYAAVRPKLSHLVSITHSAFDVSLLEMAHVDIHKARTLNEYCQRLDITPEEVMAFGDMPNDIQMLEFAGHGYAMASGHPTTLATARYCAPSLAEDGVAQVIEELLK, from the coding sequence GTGATCAAGCTGATCGCCTCGGACCTGGATGGGACCATCGTCGCCCCGGACGGGACGATATCCGCGCGAACCCGCCAGGCGTTCCTGGATGCCCGCAAGGCCGGGATCCAGATCGTTTTTGTCACCGGGCGCCCGTTCCGCTGGCTTACCCCGGTGATCGAGGCCTTTGGCGGCCTGGGTACCGTCATCTGCTCCAACGGCGCGGTGCTCTACGATCTGGAGCGCGACGAGGTGATCTGGTCCCGGACGTTGAGTGCCGCCACGGCACGCGAAGCCGCGCAGATCATCACCGAAGTGGAGCCGGAGGCGACCTTCGCGGCGGAGACCACCAAGGGCCTGCATCTTGGCGAGGGCTTCGCTGACCGGCACCATAATTTCGGTGTGCAGGCGGTGATGGATCTGTCCTCGGATGCCATCGACGGCGAGGGCATCGTCAAATTCCTTGCGCGCTCCCAGCACCTGGCCATCGACGATTTTTATGCTGCCGTGAGGCCCAAGCTCAGCCATCTGGTCTCCATCACCCACTCGGCCTTTGACGTGTCGCTGTTGGAGATGGCCCACGTGGACATCCATAAGGCGCGGACCCTGAACGAATACTGCCAGCGCTTGGATATCACCCCGGAAGAAGTGATGGCTTTCGGCGATATGCCCAACGACATCCAGATGCTCGAATTCGCCGGACATGGCTACGCCATGGCCTCGGGGCACCCCACCACGCTGGCCACGGCCCGCTACTGTGCCCCATCCCTGGCCGAAGACGGCGTCGCCCAGGTCATCGAGGAATTGCTGAAATGA
- a CDS encoding carbohydrate ABC transporter permease, which yields MTNQTSVPQSADLDQARQDHVLDEEKMLGQKPPVGGTDSKGRRVKGHKPKMRTPLRSVVKHALLILAAGVMIYPLLWMVASSFRPNDLIFREAGLVISQVDWTNYPNGWDALSEPFSKYLMNSAILVLGCIIGNLVSCSMAAYAFARLEFKFKKIMFVLMLMTIMLPIHVIIVPQYVMFSQIGWVNTFWPIIVPKLLATDGFFIFLMIQFIRGIPKDMDEAARIDGAGHPRIFLQVILPLMVPALATTAIFTFIWTWSDFFTSLIYLTNPSNYTVQVALNAFIDSTGESNWGALFAMSIVTLIPVFLAFLFGQKYLVKGIATTGIK from the coding sequence ATGACTAATCAAACTTCGGTACCGCAGTCAGCAGATCTTGACCAGGCAAGGCAGGATCACGTTCTCGACGAGGAGAAAATGCTGGGCCAGAAACCACCGGTAGGTGGAACCGACTCCAAGGGCCGCAGGGTCAAAGGGCACAAACCCAAGATGCGCACGCCACTGCGTTCGGTAGTAAAGCATGCCCTGCTGATCCTGGCAGCCGGCGTGATGATCTACCCGCTGCTGTGGATGGTTGCAAGTTCCTTCAGGCCCAATGACCTGATCTTCCGTGAAGCGGGCCTGGTCATTTCCCAAGTGGACTGGACCAACTACCCCAACGGGTGGGACGCCCTGTCGGAGCCATTCAGCAAGTACCTGATGAACTCCGCCATCCTGGTTTTGGGCTGCATCATCGGAAACCTGGTTTCTTGCTCCATGGCGGCATACGCTTTCGCCCGGCTTGAGTTCAAGTTCAAGAAGATCATGTTCGTTCTCATGCTGATGACGATCATGCTTCCGATTCACGTGATCATCGTTCCGCAGTACGTCATGTTCTCCCAGATCGGTTGGGTCAACACCTTCTGGCCGATTATTGTCCCCAAGCTGCTGGCCACGGACGGATTCTTCATCTTCCTGATGATCCAGTTCATCCGCGGTATTCCTAAGGATATGGACGAAGCCGCCCGTATCGATGGTGCCGGCCACCCGCGGATCTTCCTGCAGGTGATCCTGCCGCTGATGGTGCCGGCGTTGGCCACCACGGCGATCTTCACCTTCATCTGGACCTGGAGCGACTTCTTCACCTCGCTGATCTACCTGACGAACCCGAGCAACTACACCGTGCAGGTAGCGCTGAACGCGTTCATCGACTCCACCGGCGAATCGAACTGGGGCGCCCTGTTCGCGATGTCGATAGTCACCCTCATCCCGGTCTTCCTGGCCTTCCTCTTCGGCCAGAAATATCTGGTCAAGGGCATCGCCACGACCGGCATCAAATAA
- a CDS encoding mandelate racemase/muconate lactonizing enzyme family protein: MPFDAARRETEDSNVESIDTFNASSRTFTQMESLIVKITTAQGLVGWGEGFGHKTNPATWAALEDIVAPFFLGRTTVLNDCLPAAQYAFHAFGRTGPVHYALSAVDIALWDIEAKRAKKTLREFINAQARHEVHAYASLVHYAEDPQEVSFHLERAKSRGFRAFKLHESLKPAIKTARDTVGTLPLMVDVNCKWDAAQARLGFEDLADMNLLWIEEPVFPPDDSHSLRELNTAFKNVSGGENHSGVQGLINDMERGALEFAQPSVGKIGGISAMLQVREAGQRLGAHVIPHCFYYGPALLASAQIIALDPPLQLSDGNLRPELEIPFLNWDVQLHPWHAPHQSLMESDGSVPLPSTPGLGFAPDEAVMDQYTIKYSALGAG; encoded by the coding sequence ATGCCCTTTGATGCAGCACGTAGAGAAACAGAAGATTCCAATGTGGAATCAATCGATACTTTCAATGCATCATCAAGAACTTTCACACAGATGGAATCATTGATCGTCAAAATCACCACGGCCCAAGGCCTGGTCGGCTGGGGCGAGGGGTTCGGCCACAAGACGAATCCCGCCACATGGGCGGCTTTGGAAGACATCGTCGCGCCATTTTTCCTGGGGCGCACAACCGTTCTGAACGACTGTCTCCCCGCGGCTCAGTACGCTTTCCATGCCTTCGGACGCACGGGCCCGGTCCATTACGCACTGTCAGCTGTCGACATCGCTCTTTGGGACATCGAAGCCAAGCGGGCCAAGAAGACTCTTCGGGAGTTCATCAATGCCCAGGCCCGCCACGAAGTCCACGCCTACGCGTCCCTGGTGCACTACGCAGAGGATCCGCAGGAGGTCTCGTTCCACCTCGAACGCGCCAAATCCCGCGGATTCAGGGCTTTCAAGCTGCATGAATCCCTCAAGCCCGCCATCAAGACCGCGCGGGACACAGTTGGTACTCTCCCGCTGATGGTCGATGTGAACTGCAAGTGGGATGCGGCCCAGGCCCGCTTGGGTTTCGAAGACCTGGCTGACATGAATCTGTTGTGGATTGAAGAACCGGTCTTCCCACCGGACGATTCACATTCCCTGCGCGAGCTGAATACCGCCTTCAAGAATGTCTCCGGCGGCGAAAACCACTCGGGAGTCCAAGGCCTGATCAATGACATGGAGCGAGGAGCCCTTGAATTCGCGCAGCCAAGCGTGGGGAAAATCGGCGGCATCAGCGCCATGCTGCAAGTGCGCGAAGCAGGCCAACGGCTCGGCGCGCACGTGATCCCGCATTGCTTCTATTACGGCCCAGCACTGCTGGCCAGCGCGCAAATCATTGCCCTGGATCCGCCGTTGCAGCTGTCGGACGGCAATCTCCGCCCGGAACTGGAGATCCCGTTCTTGAATTGGGATGTGCAGCTTCATCCCTGGCACGCGCCGCATCAAAGCCTCATGGAATCCGATGGTAGCGTGCCATTGCCGAGCACACCGGGCCTTGGATTCGCCCCGGATGAAGCTGTCATGGATCAATACACCATCAAATACAGCGCTTTAGGTGCAGGCTAG
- a CDS encoding NAD-dependent epimerase/dehydratase family protein, producing the protein MSEKVIITGGSGRLGRAVVQGFAAAGHEVISLDRELPKQAVPGVDYRSIDLMDAEATHTAFKEISPQAVVSLAAMAVPFMAPEEVLLKTNSTIAHNVTSAAVESGATRVVLASSPSIMGYGSPGGWVPEKLPLDENETPRPWHAYGLSKYVAEQIAAMFAAKMGPSSPVKFASFRPCFVIAEEEWDGAPTQQGHTVAERLQDPKLSAPALFNYVDARDVADFLLLLLERFDRVENGSVFFVGAKDAMATRPLSEIIPEIYPELASLATGLTGDRPAFSIDKARETIGWEPKRSWRTELKTKI; encoded by the coding sequence ATGAGTGAAAAAGTCATTATCACCGGCGGCTCTGGCCGCTTGGGACGCGCAGTGGTCCAAGGCTTCGCAGCGGCCGGACACGAGGTGATCTCGCTGGACCGGGAGTTGCCCAAACAAGCTGTTCCCGGCGTTGACTACCGCAGCATCGATTTGATGGATGCCGAAGCCACCCACACGGCATTCAAGGAAATCTCCCCGCAAGCAGTAGTCTCCCTAGCCGCGATGGCGGTGCCCTTTATGGCTCCCGAGGAAGTCCTGCTGAAGACCAACTCGACGATCGCGCACAACGTCACCTCGGCCGCTGTCGAGTCCGGCGCGACGCGCGTAGTGCTGGCCTCCAGCCCATCCATCATGGGCTACGGATCTCCGGGCGGCTGGGTTCCTGAGAAACTGCCCTTGGACGAAAACGAAACCCCACGCCCTTGGCACGCCTACGGGCTGTCAAAATATGTGGCGGAACAGATCGCTGCCATGTTCGCGGCAAAGATGGGTCCCAGCAGCCCGGTGAAGTTCGCTTCATTCCGTCCCTGCTTCGTGATTGCCGAAGAAGAGTGGGACGGGGCTCCAACACAGCAAGGACACACGGTAGCCGAGCGCCTGCAGGATCCGAAGCTCTCAGCCCCGGCACTATTCAACTATGTGGATGCACGCGACGTCGCTGACTTCCTCTTGCTGCTCCTAGAGCGATTTGATCGTGTTGAGAACGGCTCGGTATTTTTCGTCGGCGCCAAGGATGCCATGGCAACCCGGCCGCTCTCGGAAATCATTCCGGAAATCTACCCGGAACTCGCATCGCTGGCCACCGGTCTGACCGGGGACCGTCCGGCCTTCAGCATCGACAAGGCGCGGGAAACCATCGGTTGGGAACCCAAGCGAAGCTGGAGAACCGAGCTCAAAACAAAGATCTGA
- a CDS encoding carbohydrate ABC transporter permease, with protein MSAIAELQSLSKTKGRKAPAKDNKAAHIFLIPWTIGLFLVTLGPMAMSLYLAFTDYNLLQSPEFTGLDNIQRMLEDQRLHNSLRVTFTYVLIGVPLQLAVALGVAILLDRGMRGLSFYRSVFYLPSMLGSSVAIAVLWKQIFGTTGLVNQMLELIGIQGIGWISDPNTSLGSLILLNVWTFGSPMVIFLAGLRQVPAMYYEAASIDGATKWRQFRSITLPMISPIIFFNLVLQIIGAFQNFTQAFIVSNGSGGPADSTMFFTLYLYQQGFKQFDMGYASAMAWLLVLIVGAFTAVNFLVSKYWVFYDD; from the coding sequence GTGAGTGCCATTGCCGAGTTGCAAAGCCTGAGTAAGACCAAGGGTCGGAAGGCTCCTGCAAAAGACAACAAGGCCGCTCATATCTTCCTGATCCCCTGGACGATAGGGCTCTTTCTGGTCACGCTGGGACCGATGGCGATGTCCTTGTACCTCGCCTTCACGGATTACAACCTGTTGCAATCGCCGGAATTCACCGGCTTGGACAACATCCAGCGGATGCTCGAGGACCAGCGGCTGCACAACTCGCTGCGAGTGACCTTCACCTACGTATTGATTGGCGTCCCGCTCCAGCTGGCTGTAGCACTGGGAGTAGCCATCCTGCTGGACCGTGGCATGCGCGGACTCTCGTTCTACCGCTCCGTTTTCTACCTGCCCTCAATGCTCGGATCCTCCGTAGCTATCGCAGTGCTGTGGAAGCAGATCTTCGGCACCACCGGCCTGGTCAACCAGATGCTGGAACTTATAGGAATCCAAGGCATCGGCTGGATTTCAGATCCGAATACATCGCTTGGAAGCCTGATCCTGCTCAACGTCTGGACCTTCGGATCACCCATGGTGATCTTCCTGGCAGGCCTGCGACAAGTGCCAGCCATGTACTACGAAGCCGCCTCCATTGACGGCGCTACGAAATGGCGCCAGTTCCGCAGCATCACCCTACCGATGATCAGCCCGATCATCTTCTTCAACCTCGTGCTGCAGATCATCGGCGCATTCCAGAACTTCACCCAAGCCTTCATCGTTTCCAACGGTTCAGGCGGGCCGGCGGACTCCACGATGTTCTTCACTCTGTATCTGTACCAGCAAGGCTTCAAGCAATTCGACATGGGTTATGCCTCGGCCATGGCCTGGCTCCTGGTCCTCATAGTCGGCGCTTTCACCGCCGTGAACTTCTTAGTTTCAAAGTATTGGGTGTTCTACGATGACTAA
- a CDS encoding LysR family transcriptional regulator substrate-binding protein has protein sequence MQTLRIAYATGVTPGKWMDRFKERYPKVELQAWRHDESGILDLLAEDKADAVFVRYREVSPKDHTRHVIPLYEELEVVCAAKDHEIEYYDESVPAEVAAGFPQLDLADYPEAVGGIGVAMEVVASGAQVLRVPQSIARLFARKDVVSRFVEDGAPTQVGIAWPTSMEDTTLLEEFIGIVRGRSANSSRQASVRNHEQKAKRINDKAKFEAKAKSLAAAKRQKELAKKQARSNGGKPGKPGGSKGRKKR, from the coding sequence GTGCAAACTCTTCGAATCGCCTACGCCACCGGCGTGACCCCCGGCAAATGGATGGACCGCTTCAAGGAGCGCTATCCAAAGGTTGAGCTCCAGGCCTGGCGCCACGACGAAAGCGGAATCCTCGACCTGCTGGCCGAGGACAAGGCTGACGCGGTGTTCGTGCGCTACCGCGAGGTTTCCCCCAAGGACCACACCCGCCACGTGATCCCGTTGTACGAGGAGCTGGAAGTGGTCTGCGCCGCCAAGGACCACGAGATCGAATATTACGACGAATCGGTGCCAGCCGAGGTGGCTGCCGGCTTCCCGCAACTGGACCTGGCTGATTACCCGGAAGCCGTGGGAGGCATCGGCGTGGCCATGGAGGTCGTGGCCTCCGGCGCCCAGGTACTGCGCGTGCCGCAGAGCATCGCCCGGCTGTTCGCCCGCAAGGACGTGGTCTCCCGCTTCGTCGAGGACGGCGCGCCAACCCAGGTGGGCATCGCCTGGCCGACCTCCATGGAAGACACCACGCTCCTGGAGGAATTCATCGGGATTGTGCGCGGCCGCAGCGCGAATTCCTCCCGCCAGGCCTCGGTGCGCAACCATGAGCAGAAGGCCAAGCGCATCAACGACAAGGCGAAGTTCGAAGCCAAGGCCAAATCCCTGGCCGCAGCCAAGCGCCAAAAGGAGCTGGCCAAGAAGCAGGCGCGCAGCAACGGCGGCAAGCCCGGCAAGCCAGGCGGTTCCAAGGGGCGCAAGAAACGCTAG
- a CDS encoding alpha/beta hydrolase, with the protein MHYGAHPDQHLQFFEPEHSTARGAVMIIHGGYWRERYTAQLGVPLAQDLAARGIPAYNLEYRRGTGSAAAMLADARLALGLIKEDGPITLIGHSAGAQLACVLAANDPRVTQVVSQAGLLDLEYARRQGLSDSAVDLLLDGAPLATYSPVELWPMPARVVIFHGREDADVPLKIAQRAAHKAAALGQDYRFALFPGDHYTWIDPRSSQWAACVRALSPAHY; encoded by the coding sequence ATGCACTACGGGGCCCACCCGGACCAGCACCTCCAGTTCTTCGAACCCGAGCACAGCACGGCCCGCGGCGCGGTGATGATCATCCACGGCGGCTATTGGCGGGAGAGGTACACCGCGCAGCTCGGCGTCCCGCTGGCACAGGATCTGGCGGCCCGCGGGATTCCGGCCTACAACCTGGAGTACCGGCGGGGGACCGGCAGTGCCGCGGCGATGCTCGCCGACGCCCGGCTGGCTCTGGGGCTGATCAAGGAGGACGGGCCGATAACGCTGATCGGCCATTCGGCCGGAGCGCAGCTGGCCTGTGTGCTGGCCGCGAATGATCCGCGCGTCACCCAGGTGGTCAGCCAGGCCGGGCTGCTGGACCTGGAGTATGCGCGCAGGCAGGGGCTCAGCGATTCCGCGGTGGACCTGCTGCTCGATGGGGCGCCGCTGGCGACCTATAGCCCGGTGGAATTATGGCCGATGCCCGCCCGTGTCGTAATCTTTCATGGTCGCGAGGATGCCGACGTTCCGTTGAAAATCGCCCAGCGCGCCGCCCACAAGGCGGCGGCTCTCGGCCAGGACTACCGCTTCGCGTTGTTCCCGGGCGATCATTACACTTGGATTGACCCGCGCAGCAGCCAATGGGCCGCCTGCGTGCGCGCCCTGTCACCTGCGCACTATTAA